The following coding sequences lie in one Miscanthus floridulus cultivar M001 chromosome 9, ASM1932011v1, whole genome shotgun sequence genomic window:
- the LOC136482010 gene encoding zinc finger BED domain-containing protein RICESLEEPER 2-like — protein METKAKCKFCYRSYVYHPGGATTTLNRHLANCTQYQNKLAKAKAQGTLNFGPDDGNSLVVNPTEYDHEHTRELIAKMIIAHEYSFRMVEHKWFNILTKWMNGNYEFIGRKSIKNECMRVYESKKNQLKRSLKEAESISLTTDLWTSNQNLRYMCLVAHYIDENWVLQCRVLSFIEVDPPHTGIVIAQAVFECMVEWKIEDKVTTITLDNATNNDTAVTNLKAKLLARKNSVFDPNYFHIRCAAHIVNLVVNDGLQPIDNLITCLRNTVKYFKRSPSQMYKFVEVCNNYSVKVGRGLALDVKTRWNSTYKMLDTCIAYKDAFGYYEDVDTSYVWKPSDSDWVLFEKIRPILGTMAEATTAFSGSLYPTANCFYPYIVKVKRALIGAQQSGDTYLMSMAAAMLEKFDKYWEEKNNVMVIATILDPRFKMRYIKWCFAQIFDPVRCEIEINDINQELERLYNKYEILNRQKMGDNGTNRQSTLASLDTTSSMASVASDFQSFLQSSATESSKSELLIYLDEPNEPIDNKHFNLLRYWNVNCHRFPVVSSLAKRFLAVPVSSVSSECTFSNAGRVLDDYRSSLKPATVQALVCASSWIRGTNDDNNHPLVVGDDEDDVESIEFPKCMVSSN, from the exons ATGGAGACAAAGGCAAAGTGTAAGTTCTGCTATAGGAGTTATGTGTACCATCCAGGTGGTGCTACAACAACTCTGAACCGGCACCTGGCTAATTGCACACAATATCAGAACAAGTTGGCAAAGGCTAAAGCTCAAGGTACACTAAACTTTGGTCCAGATGATGGCAATTCTCTTGTTGTTAATCCTACTGAATATGATCATGAGCACACTAGAGAATTGATTGCCAAGATGATAATTGCTCATGAGTATTCATTTAGGATGGTAGAGCATAAATGGTTTAATATCTTGACGAAATGGATGAATGGTAACTATGAATTTATTGGTAGGAAGTCTATAAAAAATGAATGCATGAGGGTTTATGAATCTAAAAAAAACCAACTCAAGAGGAGTCTGAAAGAGGCAGAATCGATAAGTTTAACCACTGATTTATGGACGTCTAATCAAAACCTTCGGTACATGTGTTTGGTGGCACATTATATAGATGAGAATTGGGTTTTGCAATGCCGTGTCTTGAGCTTTATCGAGGTGGATCCTCCCCACACTGGTATTGTCATAGCTCAGGCTGTTTTTGAGTGTATGGTAGAATGGAAAATAGAAGACAAGGTCACAACAATAACTCTTGATAATGCTACAAACAATGATACGGCTGTTACAAATTTAAAGGCAAAGCTTCTTGCTAGAAAGAATTCAGTATTTGATCCTAATTACTTTCATATTCGTTGTGCTGCTCACATAGTCAATTTGGTTGTTAATGATGGCCTCCAACCAATAGATAATTTGATAACTTGCTTGAGGAACACAGTGAAATACTTTAAGAGGTCTCCATCTCAAATGTATAAGTTTGTGGAAGTATGCAACAATTATTCTGTCAAAGTAGGAAGAGGTTTAGCTTTGGATGTTAAAACAAGGTGGAATTCAACTTATAAAATGCTAGATACGTGCATTGCCTATAAGGATGCATTTGGTTATTACGAAGACGTAGACACCAGCTATGTTTGGAAACCTTCAGATTCAGATTGGGTATTGTTTGAAAAAATTAGGCCAATATTAGGAACAATGGCAGAGGCCACTACTGCATTTTCTGGGTCACTCTATCCAACTGCCAATTGTTTCTATCCTTACATAGTGAAAGTTAAGAGAGCATTGATAGGAGCGCAGCAATCTGGAGATACATATTTGATGAGTATGGCTGCTGCTATGTTGGAGAAATTTGATAAATAttgggaggagaagaacaatgttaTGGTTATAGCTACAATTCTTGACCCTAGGTTCAAGATGAGGTACATTAAATGGTGTTTTGCACAGATTTTTGACCCAGTTAGGTGTGAAATTGAGATTAATGACATCAACCAAGAGTTGGAAAGGCTCTATAACAAGTATGAGATATTAAATCGGCAAAAGATGGGTGATAATGGCACGAACAGGCAATCAACCTTAGCTTCACTTGATACAACTAGCTCAATGGCCTCTGTTGCAAGTGATTTCCAGTCATTTTTGCAATCTAGTGCTACAGAAAGTTCAAAATCTGAGCTGCTGATTTATCTAGATGAACCAAATGAGCCCATAGATAACAAGCATTTCAACTTACTCAGATATTGGAATGTGAACTGTCATAGATTTCCAGTTGTGTCTAGCTTGGCAAAGAGGTTCTTGGCTGTTCCAGTGAGCAGTGTATCATCAGAGTGCACCTTCAGTAATGCAGGTCGAGTTCTTGATGACTACAGAAGCTCTTTAAAGCCGGCCACAGTTCAGGCATTAGTGTGTGCATCTAGCTGGATAAGGGGCACTAATGATGACAACAATCATCCTCTCGTG gttggagatgatgaagatgatgtcgaGTCTATTGAATTCCCAAAATGCATGGTGTCCAGCAATTAG